A portion of the Stigmatella aurantiaca DW4/3-1 genome contains these proteins:
- a CDS encoding alkaline phosphatase PhoX, with amino-acid sequence MSFNRRHFLRFSVVTGTALTLGPGFWREAYAAPAQPGNSPYGAMSGSADANGVRLPAGFSSRIIARSGAKVANTGYTWHGAPDGGACFSVPGGGWIYVSNSEKTLGTGGASAIRFDGGGGITGAYRILANTTSNCAGGPTPWGTWLSCEEHSGGRVWECDPTKSSQGVVCPALGTFAHEAVAVDVDDYRLYLTEDSTSGRFYRFTPSAYPSLSSGTLEAARVSGDPLTGATVTWVPVSSSKPASQQPNASQTTVFNGGEGCWYSHGTIYFTTKGDNRVWAYTPATSRLEIIYDDNLYPNSPLTGVDNVTVSSFGDIYVAEDGGDLQICLITPNRVVAPLLQLVGHNSSEITGPAFSPDGKRLYFSSQRGTTGASGNGITFEVTGPFRT; translated from the coding sequence ATGTCATTCAACCGTCGCCATTTCCTGCGTTTCTCTGTGGTCACTGGAACGGCGCTCACCCTGGGGCCTGGCTTCTGGCGCGAGGCCTATGCCGCTCCCGCCCAGCCCGGCAACAGTCCCTACGGTGCGATGTCTGGCTCTGCCGATGCCAACGGCGTGCGGCTCCCCGCGGGCTTCTCTTCGCGCATCATCGCCCGCTCCGGTGCCAAGGTGGCCAACACGGGCTACACCTGGCATGGGGCGCCTGACGGTGGAGCCTGCTTCTCCGTTCCGGGGGGCGGATGGATCTATGTCTCCAACTCCGAGAAGACCTTGGGCACAGGCGGTGCCTCGGCCATCCGGTTCGATGGGGGAGGCGGCATCACTGGCGCCTACCGCATCCTCGCCAACACCACGTCCAACTGCGCGGGAGGCCCTACCCCTTGGGGCACTTGGCTCTCCTGCGAGGAGCATTCGGGCGGTCGCGTCTGGGAATGCGATCCGACAAAATCCTCGCAGGGTGTGGTGTGCCCTGCCCTGGGCACCTTCGCCCACGAGGCTGTCGCCGTGGATGTGGATGACTACCGGCTCTACCTCACCGAGGACAGCACCAGCGGCCGTTTCTACCGCTTCACCCCTTCTGCTTATCCCTCACTCAGCTCGGGCACGCTCGAGGCCGCTCGCGTCTCGGGGGATCCACTGACCGGCGCCACCGTGACGTGGGTGCCTGTCTCCTCCAGCAAGCCCGCCTCTCAGCAGCCCAATGCCTCACAAACCACCGTCTTCAATGGCGGCGAGGGCTGCTGGTACTCCCACGGCACCATCTACTTCACCACCAAGGGCGACAACCGCGTCTGGGCCTACACCCCGGCCACCTCTCGCCTGGAGATCATCTACGACGACAACCTCTACCCGAACTCGCCGCTCACGGGCGTAGACAATGTCACCGTGTCCTCCTTCGGCGACATCTACGTGGCCGAGGATGGAGGCGACCTTCAGATCTGCCTCATCACCCCAAACCGAGTCGTGGCGCCGCTGCTCCAGCTCGTGGGCCACAACAGCTCGGAGATCACCGGCCCCGCGTTCAGCCCGGATGGGAAACGGCTCTACTTCAGCTCCCAACGCGGCACCACCGGAGCCAGTGGCAACGGCATCACCTTCGAGGTGACCGGACCCTTCCGGACCTAA
- a CDS encoding tetratricopeptide repeat protein translates to MTPHTTNWWPGVIALGLSLLCGLAYLLLQRNKGGGAPEPLRDGKQDDLDRRAQSLIEQLKELVAEKHNLAPEQFAAEKTRLEREAAAALRARDEYRQSKIPTAGTSGTPATAPAPAPAATGFSSRNPQLVGALWGAGIVIFFGGLGYLLVSEQRPRDDGMEATGRLPPGEPAPAQPSGMEQEDQALTEAQERLRANPNDLESSSMVAHEFIRRQRAEEAERLTNQALAIDPFHVESRVHRGVLRAIRGDTEGAEAELLTLADTYPGAQEALLFLGFISMQTGSKTKALDYFERFSVEVPRNMQPPQLEAAIAQLRQEVGSRP, encoded by the coding sequence ATGACACCGCACACAACCAACTGGTGGCCGGGCGTCATCGCGCTGGGTCTGTCGCTTCTCTGTGGACTCGCCTACCTGCTGCTCCAGCGAAACAAGGGAGGGGGAGCTCCCGAGCCGCTGCGGGACGGCAAACAGGACGATCTGGACCGGCGGGCGCAGTCGCTCATCGAGCAGCTCAAGGAGCTGGTGGCGGAGAAGCACAACCTGGCGCCCGAGCAGTTCGCCGCGGAGAAGACCCGGCTGGAGCGCGAGGCCGCGGCCGCCCTGCGCGCCCGGGACGAGTACCGCCAGAGCAAGATCCCCACCGCGGGAACCTCCGGCACACCAGCGACGGCCCCTGCCCCGGCACCGGCGGCCACGGGCTTCTCCAGCCGGAACCCCCAACTGGTGGGCGCGCTGTGGGGCGCGGGCATCGTCATCTTCTTCGGAGGCCTGGGCTACCTGCTCGTCTCCGAGCAGCGCCCGCGGGACGACGGCATGGAGGCCACGGGACGGCTTCCTCCGGGAGAACCCGCGCCCGCGCAGCCCTCGGGGATGGAGCAGGAAGATCAGGCGCTCACCGAGGCCCAGGAGCGCCTGCGCGCCAACCCGAACGACCTGGAGTCGTCCTCGATGGTGGCCCACGAGTTCATCCGGCGCCAGCGGGCCGAGGAAGCCGAGCGCCTCACGAACCAGGCGCTCGCCATCGATCCGTTCCACGTCGAGTCCCGGGTCCACCGAGGGGTCCTGAGGGCGATCCGGGGAGACACCGAGGGGGCCGAGGCGGAGCTGTTGACGCTGGCGGACACCTACCCGGGCGCGCAGGAGGCCCTGCTCTTCCTGGGCTTCATCTCGATGCAGACGGGCAGCAAGACCAAGGCGCTGGACTACTTCGAGCGCTTCTCGGTGGAGGTGCCGCGCAACATGCAGCCGCCTCAGCTGGAAGCCGCCATCGCGCAGCTCCGCCAGGAAGTCGGCTCCCGGCCCTGA
- a CDS encoding cytochrome c-type biogenesis protein, which yields MTATLLSLTLIAGLATGQFAPQQAGSAPLEPALEARVQKLGKELRCPMCQGLSIADSSSSAARAQLDKVRELVADGRSDQEVRDFFVARYGEWALLEPKAEGFNWLVWLGPLLLIVGGLFVILRQVKGPAAANSGEAPAPVPESPATTAAEAEDPYLQAVRREMEQ from the coding sequence ATGACCGCCACCCTCCTCTCGCTGACCCTCATTGCCGGACTTGCCACCGGCCAGTTCGCTCCCCAGCAAGCCGGCAGTGCCCCGCTCGAACCGGCACTGGAAGCCCGCGTGCAGAAGCTCGGCAAGGAGCTGCGCTGCCCCATGTGCCAGGGGCTCTCCATTGCGGACAGCTCCTCCTCGGCGGCGCGCGCGCAGCTCGACAAGGTGCGGGAGCTCGTCGCCGATGGCCGCTCGGACCAGGAGGTGCGCGACTTCTTCGTGGCGCGCTACGGGGAGTGGGCGCTGTTGGAACCCAAGGCGGAGGGCTTCAACTGGCTGGTGTGGCTGGGCCCGCTGCTGCTCATCGTGGGCGGCCTCTTCGTCATTCTGAGACAAGTCAAAGGGCCTGCCGCCGCGAACAGCGGCGAGGCCCCCGCCCCTGTCCCTGAGTCTCCGGCGACGACGGCCGCCGAGGCGGAGGATCCCTACCTGCAGGCCGTCCGCCGGGAGATGGAGCAATGA
- a CDS encoding TlpA family protein disulfide reductase, translating to MKAKSWGVTISAVFLCGSLLYVLLQGFGRDPREVPFMLSGKPATGFTLRAMDTGEPVSLEKLKGKPVVINFWASWCGPCRYEHPVIEWGHREYGEQVQFLGIVFEDTEDNARQFLRQLGSSFPQLVDPRSRVAVDYGVAGVPETYFIDAQGIIQGKHVGPIDPQSLTTRIRALSGGPSAAATRP from the coding sequence ATGAAGGCGAAGTCCTGGGGCGTCACGATCTCGGCGGTCTTCCTGTGCGGCTCCCTGCTCTATGTGCTGTTGCAAGGCTTCGGGCGGGATCCGCGCGAGGTGCCCTTCATGCTCTCGGGCAAGCCCGCCACGGGCTTCACCCTGCGCGCGATGGACACGGGCGAACCGGTCAGCCTGGAGAAACTGAAGGGCAAGCCGGTGGTCATCAACTTCTGGGCCTCCTGGTGCGGCCCCTGCCGGTATGAGCACCCGGTCATCGAGTGGGGCCACCGCGAGTACGGGGAGCAGGTCCAGTTCCTGGGCATCGTCTTCGAGGACACCGAAGACAACGCGCGGCAGTTCCTGCGGCAGCTCGGCAGCAGCTTTCCCCAACTGGTGGATCCACGCTCGCGCGTGGCGGTGGACTACGGGGTGGCCGGTGTCCCGGAGACGTACTTCATCGACGCCCAGGGCATCATCCAGGGCAAGCACGTTGGACCGATTGATCCTCAGTCGCTCACCACCCGCATCCGCGCACTGAGCGGCGGGCCTTCGGCGGCGGCAACGCGTCCCTGA
- a CDS encoding heme lyase CcmF/NrfE family subunit, giving the protein MTGTLGNGLVLGALVCAAFGALVGLTSGLRRSEAGFPWVMRAVVGFFACMAAANLSMVYALVTDDFSIQYVTQVGSRATPLLFKIVSLWSALEGSILFWGLIMGSFVLAFALAHRHEHQRYMSLALGTMLAVGVFFAFLIAGPANPWGAVSPVPADGPGPNPLLQNHILMVIHPPMLYLGYVGMTVPFGVAVAALLRGEIGDAWMAPLRRWTLLAWMFLSIGIILGSWWAYAVLGWGGYWAWDPVENASFLPWLTATAFIHSTMVQERKQMLRLWTMSLALASFILTILGTFMTRSGIFNSVHSFTQSDIGPTFLVFIAVLLVFSIVLLATRGHLLVAQGRIASWMSRETSILVNNLVFVAITFTVLLGTVYPLISEAVRGVRVSVGEPYFNKMAVPGGVAVLFLMGVGPMLPWGTPDKAAVRRQFLIPAGVGLVVTALCYGMGLRGVYPLLTFGLAGFVTVITLRELLAPVRVRMTERKEGLFTAVVQSATKARRRFGGYVVHLGIVLIIVAVAASSAYVQHTSGTLKLGETMTLGGYQLKFLGMTSGQEPHRAFTAARVEVTTPGGKVEEFLPRMNYYERSTDPVGTPAVRESPKEDLYLSLMAYSQEAGTASLNVWVFPLVGWIWWSIPILVLGSLIAMWPSRRRVAVTTGAQAPAGAAPPVTDGDMNRGAA; this is encoded by the coding sequence GTGACTGGGACTCTGGGAAATGGGCTGGTGCTCGGAGCGCTGGTGTGCGCGGCGTTCGGGGCATTGGTGGGGCTGACGAGCGGCCTGCGCCGCAGCGAGGCGGGCTTCCCCTGGGTGATGCGCGCCGTGGTGGGCTTCTTCGCCTGCATGGCGGCCGCGAACCTCAGCATGGTGTACGCGCTCGTCACCGATGACTTCAGCATCCAGTACGTGACGCAGGTGGGCAGCCGCGCCACGCCGCTGCTGTTCAAGATCGTCTCGCTGTGGAGCGCGCTCGAGGGCTCCATCCTCTTCTGGGGCCTCATCATGGGCTCCTTCGTGCTGGCGTTCGCGCTGGCGCATCGCCACGAGCACCAGCGCTACATGTCGCTGGCGCTGGGCACCATGCTGGCGGTGGGCGTCTTCTTCGCCTTCCTCATCGCGGGCCCGGCCAACCCCTGGGGCGCCGTGTCCCCGGTGCCCGCGGACGGGCCCGGCCCCAACCCGCTGCTGCAAAACCACATCCTCATGGTCATCCACCCGCCCATGCTCTACCTGGGCTACGTGGGGATGACGGTGCCCTTCGGCGTGGCCGTGGCGGCGCTCTTGCGCGGAGAGATTGGCGACGCGTGGATGGCGCCCCTGCGGCGCTGGACGCTGCTGGCGTGGATGTTCCTGTCCATCGGCATCATCCTCGGCTCGTGGTGGGCGTACGCGGTGCTGGGCTGGGGCGGCTACTGGGCGTGGGATCCGGTGGAGAACGCCTCGTTCCTGCCGTGGCTGACGGCGACCGCCTTCATCCACTCCACCATGGTCCAGGAGCGCAAGCAGATGCTGCGGCTGTGGACCATGAGCCTGGCCCTGGCCAGCTTCATCCTCACCATCCTGGGCACGTTCATGACGCGCTCGGGCATCTTCAACTCGGTGCACTCCTTCACCCAGTCGGACATCGGCCCCACCTTCCTGGTGTTCATCGCCGTGCTGCTGGTGTTCTCCATCGTCTTGCTGGCCACGCGCGGGCACCTGCTGGTGGCCCAGGGGCGCATTGCCTCGTGGATGTCCCGGGAGACGAGCATCCTGGTGAACAACCTGGTCTTCGTCGCCATCACCTTCACGGTGCTCTTGGGCACGGTGTACCCGCTCATCTCGGAGGCGGTGCGCGGGGTGCGGGTGAGCGTGGGCGAGCCGTACTTCAACAAGATGGCGGTCCCGGGCGGCGTCGCCGTGCTCTTCCTCATGGGCGTGGGTCCGATGCTGCCCTGGGGCACGCCGGACAAGGCGGCGGTGCGGCGGCAATTCCTCATCCCCGCGGGGGTGGGGCTCGTCGTGACGGCGCTGTGCTACGGCATGGGTCTGCGCGGGGTGTACCCGCTGCTCACCTTCGGGCTGGCGGGCTTCGTCACCGTCATCACCCTGCGGGAGCTGCTGGCGCCGGTGCGTGTGCGCATGACCGAGCGCAAGGAGGGGCTGTTCACCGCCGTGGTGCAGAGCGCCACCAAGGCCCGCCGGCGCTTCGGCGGCTACGTGGTGCACCTGGGCATCGTCCTCATCATCGTCGCGGTGGCGGCCTCGTCCGCGTACGTGCAGCACACCTCCGGCACGCTGAAACTGGGCGAGACGATGACGCTGGGGGGCTACCAGCTGAAGTTCCTGGGCATGACGAGCGGCCAGGAGCCCCACCGGGCCTTCACCGCGGCGCGCGTGGAGGTGACGACGCCGGGTGGGAAGGTGGAGGAGTTCCTGCCGCGGATGAACTACTACGAGCGCAGCACGGACCCGGTGGGCACGCCCGCGGTGCGGGAGTCTCCGAAGGAGGACCTGTACCTGTCGCTCATGGCCTACTCGCAGGAGGCAGGCACGGCGAGCCTCAACGTCTGGGTGTTCCCGTTGGTGGGGTGGATCTGGTGGAGCATCCCCATCCTGGTGCTGGGCTCGCTGATTGCGATGTGGCCCTCGCGGCGGCGCGTGGCGGTGACCACGGGCGCGCAGGCCCCGGCTGGAGCGGCGCCCCCTGTGACGGACGGAGACATGAACCGGGGCGCGGCATGA
- a CDS encoding cytochrome c maturation protein CcmE, which produces MTPLVRNRLIAVAALLVAGAGLAFVAFGNIGENLVYYWSPTEMIGQGERAYGPTIRLGGVVKPGSIEWNEAHTTLQFRVASDHTPESASVLVRSTEVPPQMFRAGIGVVVEGTYDASQVFSSNRLMVNHSNEYRPPKPGEEPRKWQETIEGSTTASAATGAQ; this is translated from the coding sequence ATGACGCCCCTTGTCCGTAATCGACTCATCGCCGTGGCGGCCCTGCTCGTGGCAGGCGCTGGACTGGCCTTCGTGGCCTTCGGCAACATTGGCGAGAACCTCGTCTACTACTGGAGCCCCACCGAGATGATTGGCCAGGGCGAGCGCGCCTACGGCCCCACCATCCGCCTGGGCGGCGTGGTGAAGCCCGGCAGCATCGAGTGGAACGAGGCGCACACCACGCTCCAGTTCCGCGTGGCGAGCGACCACACCCCGGAGTCCGCGAGCGTGCTGGTGCGCTCCACCGAGGTGCCGCCACAGATGTTCCGCGCGGGCATCGGCGTGGTGGTGGAGGGCACGTATGACGCCTCCCAGGTCTTCAGCTCCAACCGGCTGATGGTGAACCACTCCAACGAATACCGCCCGCCCAAGCCGGGTGAAGAGCCCCGCAAGTGGCAGGAGACCATCGAGGGCTCCACCACCGCGTCGGCGGCCACGGGGGCGCAGTGA
- the ccsA gene encoding cytochrome c biogenesis protein CcsA, giving the protein MGKFFRIALPPIALGLLVWGHYIGLAVAPPDREMGDVQRIMYAHVPAVWIAMVALTLNFICSVTYLFKPSWKTDALAEASAEVGLLFGAVGVLLGAIWGRPTWGVYWTWDPRLTTAAILLVAYMGYMALRRFVEDAEKRAVWSAVVGIIAAVDLPIIWFSVKWWRSLHQVQSSPKTVDPAMVFPLRISAFAFLAFMIVFLIYRYRIALHERQAEVALPEALPTDDPASRRSAGVA; this is encoded by the coding sequence ATGGGTAAGTTCTTTCGAATCGCGCTGCCCCCCATCGCCCTGGGCCTGCTGGTCTGGGGCCACTACATCGGTCTGGCGGTGGCGCCGCCCGACCGCGAGATGGGGGACGTGCAGCGCATCATGTACGCCCACGTGCCCGCGGTGTGGATCGCCATGGTGGCGCTGACGCTCAACTTCATCTGCTCGGTGACGTACCTCTTCAAGCCGAGCTGGAAGACGGACGCGCTGGCGGAGGCCTCCGCCGAGGTGGGGCTGCTGTTCGGCGCGGTGGGCGTGCTGCTGGGCGCCATCTGGGGCCGACCCACCTGGGGCGTGTACTGGACGTGGGACCCGCGCCTGACGACCGCCGCCATCCTGCTGGTGGCCTACATGGGCTACATGGCGCTGCGCCGCTTCGTGGAGGACGCAGAGAAGCGCGCGGTGTGGAGCGCCGTGGTGGGCATCATCGCCGCGGTGGACCTGCCCATCATCTGGTTCTCGGTGAAGTGGTGGCGAAGCCTGCACCAGGTGCAGTCCAGCCCCAAGACGGTGGACCCGGCCATGGTGTTTCCGCTGCGCATCAGCGCCTTTGCCTTCCTGGCCTTCATGATCGTCTTTCTCATCTACCGCTACCGCATCGCCCTGCACGAGCGGCAGGCGGAGGTGGCCCTCCCCGAGGCCCTGCCCACGGATGACCCGGCCTCGCGCCGCAGCGCGGGGGTGGCATGA
- a CDS encoding heme exporter protein CcmB, which yields MKRPGPIGLLRTTGVLLGKDLLIEWRTRARLNALIFFALATLLLFSFALGPDTKLLERNAGGYLWLAILFASTLALGESFRVEQENACLDGLRLAPADARAIFLSKALGNTMLLVVLGGVLIPAMVALYGVKVVLGAGPLLGTLVLGCMALAAPGTVYAAISSNARARDVLLPLLLFPLIVPALLASAKAMMLVLQGDPMNQLNSWFGLLTGFNLIYWGLGFALFPRVIED from the coding sequence GTGAAGCGCCCCGGACCCATTGGCCTGTTGAGGACCACGGGCGTCCTGCTGGGCAAGGACTTGCTCATCGAGTGGCGCACCCGGGCGCGCCTCAACGCCCTCATCTTCTTCGCGCTGGCCACCCTGCTGCTCTTCTCGTTCGCGCTGGGGCCGGACACGAAGCTGCTGGAGCGCAACGCGGGCGGCTACCTGTGGCTGGCCATCCTCTTCGCCAGCACCCTGGCCCTGGGCGAGTCCTTCCGGGTGGAGCAGGAAAACGCCTGCCTGGACGGGCTGCGGCTGGCCCCGGCGGACGCCCGGGCCATCTTCCTGTCCAAGGCGCTGGGCAATACGATGCTCCTGGTGGTGCTGGGTGGGGTGCTCATCCCGGCCATGGTGGCGCTCTACGGCGTCAAGGTGGTTCTGGGGGCTGGGCCCCTCCTGGGTACCTTGGTACTCGGGTGCATGGCGCTTGCCGCCCCGGGGACCGTGTATGCGGCCATCTCCAGCAACGCCCGGGCGAGGGACGTGCTGCTGCCTCTGCTATTGTTCCCGCTCATCGTCCCGGCCCTGCTGGCCTCGGCCAAGGCGATGATGCTGGTGCTCCAGGGAGATCCGATGAATCAGCTCAACTCATGGTTCGGCCTGCTCACCGGATTCAATCTGATCTATTGGGGACTAGGGTTCGCCCTGTTTCCGCGGGTCATCGAGGACTGA
- the ccmA gene encoding heme ABC exporter ATP-binding protein CcmA, producing the protein MDAPSAATSPALALHDVSKRYGRHWALARLTYALPARRSLLLTGHNGSGKTTLLRLVATALAPTAGRVEVLGRDAVAHRDAVRQDVALLSHTSFLYEDLTAHQNLVVLARLLGLASPADAAETLLTRVGLTRRTQSPVRHFSAGMRKRLAIARLLMKTPTLALLDEPFGELDPAGIQAMEALIGELKASGTTVVLATHLIDQGLALCEERLHLQEGRAVPA; encoded by the coding sequence ATGGACGCCCCCTCTGCCGCCACGTCACCCGCGCTCGCCCTTCATGACGTGAGCAAGCGCTATGGACGCCACTGGGCCCTGGCGCGCCTCACCTACGCGCTGCCCGCCCGGCGCTCCTTGCTGCTCACCGGCCACAACGGCTCGGGGAAGACCACCTTGCTGCGCCTGGTGGCCACCGCCCTGGCGCCCACCGCGGGGCGCGTGGAGGTGCTGGGCCGGGACGCGGTGGCCCACCGGGACGCGGTGCGTCAGGACGTGGCGCTCCTGTCCCACACCAGCTTCCTCTATGAGGACCTCACGGCGCACCAAAACCTGGTGGTGCTGGCGCGGCTGCTGGGGCTCGCCTCGCCGGCGGACGCGGCGGAGACGCTGCTCACGCGGGTGGGGCTGACGCGGCGCACCCAGAGCCCGGTGCGCCACTTCAGCGCCGGCATGCGCAAGCGCCTGGCCATCGCGCGGCTCTTGATGAAGACCCCCACGCTGGCGCTGCTCGACGAGCCCTTTGGCGAGCTGGACCCGGCCGGCATCCAGGCCATGGAGGCCCTCATTGGAGAGCTGAAGGCCTCGGGGACCACCGTGGTGCTGGCCACCCACCTCATCGACCAGGGGCTGGCGCTGTGCGAGGAGCGCCTGCACCTCCAGGAAGGCCGGGCGGTGCCCGCGTGA
- a CDS encoding polysaccharide deacetylase family protein: MATYRRGQSGGRRILIVSYHRVVGDFTGELQRSIPGLLISQETFRRHLEEAASAGYAFATLGEAVDVMNGAKVAKQDLCVVTFDDGYRDVYRYAYPILKQMGVPAIVYLPTDFIGTNRRFNHDRLFHLVNRAKQRRLKPYFSTLTGPALELMVPIMSGRKTASAALDDFIGEHSAGALVEVIGALEQELGGGPELLPEQGDIMGWDEVRRMAQDGFEFGAHTLGHTVLTLEPREVVEREILESKLAIEREVPIQVKDFAYCNGWYSDEIISVLKQHGFRSGVTTEDLLNRIGGDPFTLKRKVLWENFSIGMLGDYSPALTGCQFDDCFGLLGMSHPVPGRRAHLSRPVGGNHLSVVLDLSTREAT; this comes from the coding sequence ATGGCGACGTATCGCCGGGGCCAGTCCGGGGGGCGGCGCATCCTGATTGTCAGCTATCACCGGGTAGTGGGGGATTTCACGGGAGAGTTGCAGCGCTCCATTCCAGGGTTGCTCATCTCCCAGGAGACGTTCCGGAGGCACCTCGAGGAGGCCGCCTCGGCGGGCTACGCGTTCGCCACCCTGGGCGAGGCGGTGGATGTGATGAATGGCGCGAAGGTGGCGAAGCAGGATCTGTGCGTCGTCACCTTTGATGATGGGTATCGGGATGTGTACCGGTACGCCTATCCGATCCTCAAGCAGATGGGGGTGCCCGCCATCGTCTATCTGCCCACGGACTTCATCGGAACGAACCGGCGCTTCAACCACGACCGGCTCTTCCACCTGGTGAACCGGGCGAAGCAACGCCGGCTGAAGCCGTACTTCAGCACGCTGACGGGGCCCGCGCTGGAGCTGATGGTGCCCATCATGTCCGGGCGCAAGACGGCCTCGGCGGCGCTCGACGACTTCATCGGAGAGCACTCCGCGGGGGCGCTCGTGGAGGTCATCGGGGCGCTGGAGCAGGAGCTGGGAGGCGGCCCGGAGTTGCTGCCCGAGCAGGGCGACATCATGGGCTGGGACGAGGTGCGCCGCATGGCTCAGGACGGCTTCGAGTTCGGAGCGCACACCCTGGGGCACACGGTGCTCACGCTGGAGCCTCGCGAGGTGGTGGAGCGGGAGATCCTCGAGTCCAAGCTCGCCATCGAGCGCGAGGTGCCCATCCAGGTGAAGGACTTCGCCTACTGCAACGGCTGGTACTCGGATGAGATCATCAGCGTGCTGAAGCAGCACGGCTTTCGCTCGGGGGTCACCACCGAGGATCTGCTCAACCGCATCGGCGGGGATCCGTTCACCCTCAAGCGCAAGGTGCTGTGGGAGAACTTCAGCATCGGGATGCTCGGGGATTACTCCCCGGCGCTGACGGGCTGCCAGTTCGATGACTGCTTCGGGCTGCTGGGCATGAGCCACCCCGTGCCGGGCCGGCGAGCGCATTTATCGAGGCCGGTGGGGGGCAACCACCTGAGCGTCGTGCTGGATCTGTCCACTCGGGAGGCGACGTGA
- a CDS encoding lipopolysaccharide biosynthesis protein: MSASPVPASSGSFLGKAGPLVLARLFTAGLTLSIPLVLARVLSLEEYGTYYQLFLISTTLYYVLPFGVVQSLYYFLPRAEHRRPYLGQTMLFMSLAGVVAAGLVFALLEPVAGLFSNPRLLDYRLPLAVYTALLLGSFPLEVSLTSQGRTRQSAVVYLGSDTLRAAAMVVPCLLGASLGGMMVAVAVFAGVRYLATWAVALRGSTGPLVSGRLMREQLAYAAPFGAAMALSIPQQNAHFYVVASAVAPALYALYRVGCFQLPVVDLLYTPTSEVLMVRLGELEKAGRLEEAVGAFREAAGKLAFVFLPFAAFLFAAAPEFISALFGAKFLPAVPVFRVSVLGVALSILPMDGVLRARGFTRAIFLSYLVKALVTVPLLWLGVRFFGMMGGVVSWALAEVVGKATLLVRVPAALSTPERKLGIRDVIPWTELGKAGLSAVAAGAAVFALRFGLLDAWGRVPEGFLWRMLPLAMAGLLFVIGYMAVLHATGIRPLRVLAGLRPRGAG; the protein is encoded by the coding sequence GTGAGCGCTTCCCCGGTTCCCGCCTCGTCCGGGTCGTTCCTGGGCAAGGCGGGTCCCCTGGTGTTGGCCCGGCTGTTCACCGCCGGGCTGACGCTGTCCATCCCGCTCGTCCTCGCGCGGGTGCTCAGCCTCGAAGAGTATGGCACCTACTACCAGCTCTTCTTGATCTCCACGACGCTCTACTACGTCCTGCCGTTCGGCGTGGTGCAGAGCCTCTATTACTTCTTGCCCCGCGCGGAGCACCGGCGGCCGTACCTCGGCCAGACGATGCTCTTCATGTCGCTTGCGGGCGTGGTGGCCGCGGGGCTCGTCTTCGCGTTGCTGGAGCCCGTGGCAGGGTTGTTCTCCAACCCGCGGCTCTTGGACTACCGGTTGCCGCTGGCGGTGTACACCGCGCTGCTTTTGGGCTCCTTTCCGCTGGAGGTGTCCCTCACCAGCCAGGGGCGCACCCGGCAGTCCGCCGTGGTGTACCTGGGCTCGGACACCCTGCGCGCGGCGGCCATGGTGGTGCCGTGTCTGCTGGGCGCCTCCCTGGGCGGGATGATGGTGGCGGTGGCGGTGTTCGCGGGCGTGCGCTACCTGGCCACGTGGGCCGTGGCGCTGAGGGGCTCCACGGGACCGCTGGTGAGTGGGCGGTTGATGCGCGAGCAGCTCGCGTACGCGGCCCCCTTTGGGGCGGCCATGGCGCTGTCCATTCCCCAGCAGAACGCGCACTTCTATGTGGTGGCGAGCGCGGTGGCCCCGGCGCTGTACGCGCTCTACCGGGTGGGCTGCTTCCAGCTTCCGGTGGTGGACCTCCTTTATACGCCCACCAGCGAGGTGCTGATGGTGCGGCTCGGGGAGCTGGAGAAGGCAGGCCGGTTGGAGGAGGCAGTGGGGGCCTTCCGCGAGGCGGCGGGCAAGCTGGCTTTCGTCTTCCTGCCGTTCGCCGCGTTCCTCTTCGCCGCGGCCCCGGAGTTCATCTCCGCGCTCTTTGGCGCCAAGTTCCTTCCCGCGGTGCCCGTCTTCCGGGTGAGCGTGCTGGGCGTGGCGCTCTCCATCCTTCCCATGGACGGGGTGCTCCGGGCCCGCGGATTCACGCGCGCCATCTTCCTGTCCTATCTGGTGAAGGCGCTGGTGACGGTGCCCCTGCTGTGGTTGGGGGTGCGCTTCTTCGGGATGATGGGCGGGGTCGTCTCGTGGGCCTTGGCGGAGGTGGTGGGCAAGGCGACCCTGCTGGTCCGGGTGCCCGCCGCGCTGTCCACGCCCGAGCGGAAGCTGGGCATTCGGGATGTCATCCCCTGGACCGAGCTGGGCAAGGCGGGGCTGTCGGCCGTGGCGGCCGGGGCGGCCGTCTTCGCGCTGCGCTTCGGGCTGCTCGATGCGTGGGGCCGGGTGCCCGAGGGCTTCCTTTGGCGCATGCTGCCGCTGGCCATGGCCGGGCTGCTGTTCGTCATTGGATACATGGCGGTGCTGCACGCCACGGGGATCCGGCCGCTGCGCGTGCTGGCCGGCCTGCGGCCCCGTGGGGCGGGATGA